One window of Parasegetibacter sp. NRK P23 genomic DNA carries:
- the truA gene encoding tRNA pseudouridine(38-40) synthase TruA: protein MGRYFVEVAYKGTHYSGFQVQENAGSIQAEVEKALSTLHRRPFQLTGSSRTDAGVHALQNFFHYDDPLPPHDQVLYKVNAILPRDIVVKNILAVNESSHSRFHAVSREYHYHIYSKKNPFLDDRAYFFPYPLDMDRLQAAAALLKTHRNFQSFSKRNTQVKTFQCELFESEWIQGNDTLLYRVKGSRFLRGMVRGLVGTMLQVGRGKIGLEELNEIILSLDCTKADFSTPAHGLFLMAVAYPEGFFKNP from the coding sequence ATGGGCAGATATTTCGTGGAAGTAGCCTATAAGGGGACGCATTACAGCGGTTTCCAGGTGCAGGAGAATGCGGGATCCATCCAGGCTGAAGTGGAGAAAGCGCTTTCAACCCTGCATCGCCGGCCTTTTCAGCTTACAGGTTCCTCGAGAACCGATGCGGGTGTACATGCTCTGCAGAATTTCTTTCATTATGACGACCCGCTGCCACCCCATGACCAGGTGTTGTACAAGGTGAATGCTATTTTGCCCCGTGATATCGTGGTAAAGAATATACTAGCGGTGAACGAATCGTCGCATAGCCGGTTTCATGCGGTCTCAAGAGAATATCATTATCATATATATAGTAAGAAGAACCCTTTTCTGGACGACAGGGCTTACTTTTTCCCTTATCCGTTGGATATGGACAGGTTACAGGCCGCTGCAGCTTTGTTGAAAACACACCGGAACTTTCAGTCTTTTTCCAAGCGCAACACCCAGGTAAAAACCTTCCAGTGCGAGTTGTTTGAATCGGAGTGGATACAGGGAAATGATACCCTGTTGTACCGTGTGAAAGGGAGCAGGTTCCTCCGTGGAATGGTGCGTGGATTGGTTGGAACAATGTTACAGGTAGGAAGGGGAAAGATTGGATTGGAAGAATTGAATGAGATTATACTTTCTTTAGACTGCACCAAAGCGGATTTCTCTACGCCCGCACATGGTCTTTTCCTAATGGCAGTAGCTTATCCTGAAGGGTTCTTTAAAAATCCGTAG
- a CDS encoding DUF4476 domain-containing protein, translated as MNKLNGIILLTGLTLSATAQQKNFLYIQTDNGQPFYVKKGAEVLSSSVHGHLVVPDLTDAVVEFRMGFPKGEVPEQAFAYSSGGKDQGVVLKNFGEKGWGLFNLQTLAVTYSGSADAVKQGGNMAEESVEGKTDTLPGNTGGKMARPGGFIDRLAMVVDDPSIRIKPEVPVVKKAAVKQEVVQQAQPKVDSAVLVKESSLPDKVAVEKNEDAVVKTDLAAENSVSVDSAQVVVQSDKEQVKILEKKEEKTEEVKVTPVSLKSNVVKKSMTKLDSGHMGIFIDEYSDGKRDTIKVFIPQDGLDAPVKEEVKQTSAKKEAVSFLDFSLKNGEGTGKNNADSTVKIQAETDSASAKGGDAEDVIVDSVMAIVDAEATTDSTVQEIVDTAVVIVDTAIAVKPLGASESDMLQLRRKMAAETTEEDMVDVARKEFRRKKYAVAQIRHLAALFLKEEGRYAFLDAAYGNVTDKEQFSTLEDLLKETYYINRFKALVGK; from the coding sequence ATGAACAAACTCAACGGGATCATTCTTCTTACCGGGTTAACGTTGTCTGCAACGGCTCAGCAAAAGAATTTTCTTTACATACAAACCGATAACGGTCAACCTTTTTATGTTAAGAAGGGGGCGGAAGTACTCAGCTCAAGTGTGCATGGCCACCTGGTAGTGCCCGATCTGACGGATGCCGTGGTGGAATTTCGCATGGGTTTTCCGAAGGGAGAAGTACCCGAGCAGGCGTTCGCATACAGTTCCGGGGGAAAAGATCAGGGCGTGGTGCTGAAGAATTTCGGTGAAAAAGGGTGGGGTTTGTTTAACCTTCAAACCCTTGCGGTAACTTATTCCGGTAGTGCGGACGCTGTAAAGCAGGGCGGGAATATGGCAGAAGAGTCTGTTGAGGGCAAAACGGATACGCTGCCTGGGAATACTGGTGGAAAAATGGCGCGGCCTGGTGGATTTATCGACCGGTTGGCAATGGTGGTAGATGATCCTTCCATCCGGATAAAACCTGAAGTACCGGTGGTGAAGAAAGCGGCGGTGAAGCAGGAAGTGGTGCAGCAAGCGCAGCCAAAAGTTGATTCGGCGGTTTTAGTGAAAGAATCTTCGCTTCCTGATAAAGTAGCAGTTGAAAAGAATGAGGATGCAGTAGTGAAAACAGATCTGGCTGCAGAAAATAGTGTATCTGTTGATAGTGCACAAGTAGTGGTTCAATCTGATAAGGAACAGGTTAAAATACTGGAGAAGAAGGAGGAAAAAACGGAAGAGGTGAAAGTCACACCGGTTTCATTGAAAAGCAATGTGGTGAAAAAAAGCATGACTAAGCTGGATTCCGGCCATATGGGCATATTTATAGATGAGTATTCTGATGGGAAAAGAGATACCATTAAAGTTTTCATTCCACAGGATGGATTGGATGCGCCCGTTAAAGAAGAAGTAAAACAGACTTCAGCGAAGAAAGAAGCAGTGTCGTTCCTGGATTTCTCATTGAAAAATGGAGAAGGAACCGGTAAAAATAACGCGGACTCTACCGTTAAAATACAGGCTGAAACGGATTCCGCCAGTGCCAAAGGCGGTGATGCCGAAGATGTAATAGTTGATTCTGTTATGGCCATTGTAGATGCGGAAGCCACAACAGACAGTACCGTGCAGGAAATTGTTGACACGGCCGTTGTGATCGTGGATACCGCCATTGCAGTGAAACCCCTGGGTGCATCTGAGTCCGATATGCTCCAGCTCAGGAGAAAAATGGCGGCGGAAACAACCGAAGAGGATATGGTAGACGTGGCCCGGAAAGAGTTCCGTAGAAAAAAATACGCGGTGGCCCAGATCAGGCACCTGGCCGCTTTATTCCTGAAAGAGGAGGGACGCTATGCCTTCCTGGATGCCGCTTACGGTAATGTAACGGATAAGGAGCAGTTTTCTACACTGGAAGACCTGTTGAAAGAGACCTATTATATCAATCGATTCAAAGCCCTGGTGGGTAAGTAA
- a CDS encoding M1 family metallopeptidase, with protein sequence MRRLPIICALLATSFCAMAQGPEENQQNDTWKKMYRASATLEHDLVHTKLDASFDFPASQMKGKVWITLHPHFYTSDKVVLDAKGMDIHSVSIVKGSSKKKATYEYDGLELSIQLDKAYKGGEDYTLYIEYTAKPNEFKTKGSAAITDAKGLYFINPEGKEDKPTQIWTQGETEATSVWCPTIDRPNQKTTQEIAMTVPAKFITLSNGKLASQKKNSDGTRTDTWKMEQPHAPYLFFMGVGDYAVVKDVYKGKEVSYYLEPEYAPFAKKIFGDTPEMMAFFSRILGVEYPWVKYAQITARDYVSGAMENTTATLHGESAQQNGRELVDGNRWESTIAHELFHHWFGDLVTAESWSNLTVNESFANYSEYLWYEYKYGKDKADDHNLEDMTGYLLSQSEQKDLVRFYYRDKEDMFDAVSYNKGGRILHMLRNYIGDSAFFRSLSTYLNANKFKAAEAHQLRLAMEEVSGKDLNWFFNQWYFGAGHPKLDISYVYDDNAKKASVIVQQTQKDKLFFLPIAIDVYEKGKATRYQVNLSAKADTFSFSYQSKPEHINVDADKMLLCEKKDNKGDAGFRAQFMSAKNYMDRKEAIDHFLQNRSSELSKEVLAKALKDPFYGLRKYVLDEMKEKKMNPAAYEQDIFKLAVEDKSAPVRASALSILAGLKKSEYEGLFRKALKDSSYSVAGEALEGLQFLNLEAAKEEAKKQSGDAKGKLAAVVSDIFIKYGTAADFDFVAKAYAGMPANQQKFDLTPRFCDYLGTIAETAKVKKGVDAVVAFRDMLPESLDFVKNLMNGYLKTIVTKKEKLKTGADAAAIQEQIDYVNGKIAGKKGF encoded by the coding sequence ATGAGACGATTACCGATTATCTGCGCCCTCCTGGCCACCTCTTTTTGCGCCATGGCACAGGGCCCTGAAGAGAACCAACAGAACGATACCTGGAAAAAAATGTACCGTGCCAGCGCTACGCTGGAGCACGACCTGGTACACACTAAACTGGATGCCAGCTTCGATTTCCCCGCCAGTCAAATGAAGGGAAAAGTGTGGATCACGCTGCATCCCCACTTTTACACATCCGACAAAGTTGTGCTGGACGCGAAAGGCATGGACATCCATTCCGTGAGCATCGTGAAAGGTAGCAGCAAAAAGAAAGCCACGTATGAATACGATGGTCTGGAACTTTCCATTCAACTGGACAAAGCTTACAAAGGTGGCGAAGATTATACCTTATATATAGAGTACACCGCGAAACCAAACGAATTCAAAACGAAAGGCAGCGCAGCCATCACAGATGCAAAAGGCCTGTATTTCATTAATCCGGAAGGGAAAGAGGACAAGCCAACGCAAATCTGGACACAGGGCGAAACAGAAGCCACCAGCGTATGGTGCCCCACGATCGACCGCCCCAACCAGAAAACGACACAGGAGATCGCCATGACCGTTCCGGCGAAGTTCATCACGCTTTCCAACGGCAAACTGGCTTCGCAGAAGAAGAACAGCGACGGCACCCGCACCGATACCTGGAAAATGGAGCAACCCCACGCCCCTTACCTCTTCTTTATGGGTGTAGGTGATTACGCCGTGGTGAAAGATGTGTACAAAGGAAAAGAAGTGAGCTATTATTTAGAACCAGAATACGCCCCCTTCGCCAAAAAGATATTCGGTGATACCCCCGAAATGATGGCGTTTTTTTCACGGATCCTGGGTGTGGAATATCCCTGGGTGAAATACGCGCAGATCACGGCACGCGATTATGTAAGCGGCGCCATGGAAAACACCACCGCCACCCTGCACGGTGAATCCGCCCAGCAGAACGGACGCGAACTGGTGGATGGCAACCGTTGGGAAAGCACCATCGCCCACGAACTTTTTCACCACTGGTTCGGTGATCTCGTAACGGCGGAAAGCTGGAGCAACCTCACCGTGAATGAGTCATTCGCCAACTACAGCGAATATTTATGGTACGAATACAAATACGGTAAGGACAAGGCCGACGACCATAACCTGGAAGATATGACGGGCTATCTCTTGAGCCAAAGCGAACAAAAGGACCTCGTGCGCTTTTACTACCGCGACAAAGAAGACATGTTTGATGCCGTGAGCTACAACAAAGGCGGCCGCATCCTGCACATGCTCCGGAACTATATCGGAGACAGCGCATTCTTCCGCTCCCTCAGCACTTACCTCAACGCGAACAAGTTCAAGGCCGCGGAAGCACACCAGTTGCGCCTCGCCATGGAAGAAGTAAGCGGCAAGGACCTGAACTGGTTCTTTAACCAGTGGTATTTCGGTGCTGGTCATCCCAAACTTGACATCAGCTATGTGTATGATGATAATGCCAAAAAAGCGAGCGTCATCGTTCAGCAAACTCAGAAAGACAAGCTGTTCTTCCTGCCCATCGCTATTGATGTGTATGAAAAAGGAAAGGCAACACGTTACCAGGTGAACCTCTCCGCCAAAGCCGACACCTTCAGTTTCAGCTACCAGTCGAAGCCCGAACACATTAACGTGGACGCCGACAAAATGCTGCTCTGCGAAAAGAAAGACAATAAAGGTGATGCCGGTTTCCGCGCCCAGTTTATGAGCGCTAAAAACTATATGGACCGCAAAGAGGCCATCGATCACTTCCTGCAGAACCGCTCTTCTGAACTGTCGAAAGAAGTACTGGCTAAGGCGTTGAAAGATCCTTTCTATGGACTCCGCAAATATGTGCTGGATGAAATGAAGGAGAAAAAAATGAATCCCGCAGCCTATGAACAGGATATCTTTAAACTGGCCGTGGAAGATAAATCCGCGCCTGTCCGTGCTTCCGCCCTCTCTATTCTTGCCGGACTTAAAAAATCAGAATACGAAGGGCTGTTCAGGAAAGCCCTGAAAGATTCATCTTACTCTGTTGCCGGAGAAGCCCTGGAAGGACTGCAATTCCTGAACCTGGAAGCGGCCAAAGAAGAAGCGAAAAAACAAAGTGGCGACGCGAAAGGGAAACTTGCCGCCGTAGTATCCGACATCTTCATCAAATACGGCACTGCCGCTGATTTTGATTTTGTGGCCAAAGCCTATGCCGGAATGCCCGCGAACCAGCAAAAGTTCGATCTCACTCCCCGCTTCTGCGATTACCTGGGTACCATTGCTGAAACCGCTAAAGTGAAAAAAGGCGTAGATGCCGTGGTGGCTTTCAGGGATATGCTGCCCGAGTCCTTAGACTTTGTGAAGAATTTGATGAACGGATACCTCAAAACAATCGTGACCAAGAAAGAAAAACTGAAAACTGGAGCCGATGCTGCAGCGATTCAGGAACAGATTGATTATGTGAACGGGAAGATTGCGGGTAAGAAAGGGTTTTAG
- a CDS encoding glycerophosphodiester phosphodiesterase, whose amino-acid sequence MKNVCFVGIALFTTAIACKTPKSSVVSSIPFPSFSAEGHRGARGLMPENTIPAMKKAIDMGVTTLEMDVVISKDKKVVVSHDTYFHQDFCLTPEGKTMTKEDAFSRALYTMNYDSIIKYDVGSKPHPGFPRQEKMEVHKPLLEDLVTASESYAAEKGHAPLWYNIETKTQAGKDGTHHPLPEEFTDLLVAVLKKKGIANRTVIQSFDIRTIQVVNRKYPGIKTSYLVDAKEKRTLSEQLKTLGFTPFIYSPNYKMVTAALVSECHALGMKIVPWTPNTLEEIRALKTLGVDGIITDYPDLFGML is encoded by the coding sequence ATGAAAAATGTATGTTTTGTTGGGATAGCGTTATTCACTACCGCTATTGCGTGTAAGACACCCAAAAGTAGCGTGGTTTCCTCCATTCCCTTTCCGTCTTTTTCCGCCGAAGGACACCGTGGTGCCAGAGGGCTGATGCCGGAAAATACCATCCCCGCCATGAAGAAAGCCATCGATATGGGGGTTACCACTTTGGAGATGGATGTGGTGATTTCAAAGGATAAAAAAGTAGTGGTGTCGCACGATACCTACTTCCACCAGGATTTTTGTCTTACGCCCGAAGGGAAGACCATGACGAAAGAAGATGCGTTCTCCCGGGCGCTCTATACCATGAATTATGACAGCATCATAAAATATGATGTGGGCTCGAAACCTCACCCCGGCTTCCCCCGCCAGGAGAAAATGGAGGTACACAAGCCTTTGCTGGAAGACCTGGTTACCGCTTCGGAAAGTTATGCCGCAGAAAAGGGGCACGCACCGCTCTGGTACAACATCGAAACCAAGACCCAGGCCGGAAAGGATGGAACCCACCACCCGTTGCCGGAGGAGTTCACCGATTTACTGGTGGCCGTCCTGAAAAAGAAAGGCATCGCCAACAGAACTGTGATCCAGTCATTCGATATCCGTACCATCCAGGTGGTGAATAGAAAATACCCGGGCATCAAAACGTCTTATCTCGTGGATGCGAAGGAGAAAAGAACCCTGAGCGAGCAATTAAAAACACTGGGGTTCACGCCGTTTATTTACAGCCCCAATTACAAAATGGTAACGGCGGCGCTCGTTAGTGAGTGCCATGCCTTAGGAATGAAGATTGTCCCATGGACGCCGAATACATTAGAGGAGATCAGGGCGTTGAAGACATTGGGGGTAGATGGGATTATTACGGATTATCCGGATTTGTTTGGGATGTTGTGA
- a CDS encoding GDSL-type esterase/lipase family protein: MKKICFALATFATLNASAQVKWDSTHRPANFELKVAQFKSYPDSKKDIVFLGNSITDGSDWNELLSEPRAKNRGISGDITYGVLERLDEVIEGQPAKVFILIGVNDISRNIPDSCIIANHRKMVERIKKGSPRTKIYLQTILPVNNDFTKFPNHYNKDEHIAAVNAAMKQLAAEEGATLIDLNTAFQDEKGKLKKEFTYDGLHLTAAGYLHWRNILKAGNYLK, from the coding sequence ATGAAAAAGATTTGCTTCGCCCTCGCTACATTCGCCACTTTGAATGCATCTGCACAGGTCAAATGGGACAGCACCCACCGGCCCGCCAACTTTGAATTGAAAGTGGCTCAGTTCAAATCCTATCCCGATAGCAAAAAAGATATCGTGTTCCTGGGAAACAGCATCACCGATGGCTCCGACTGGAACGAACTGCTCAGTGAACCACGGGCAAAAAACAGGGGCATCAGCGGTGATATTACCTATGGTGTATTGGAAAGACTGGATGAAGTGATAGAAGGACAGCCGGCCAAAGTATTTATTTTAATCGGGGTCAATGATATCTCAAGGAATATCCCGGACAGCTGCATAATCGCCAACCACCGGAAAATGGTGGAGCGTATTAAGAAAGGAAGTCCGCGTACTAAAATATACCTGCAAACCATTCTTCCCGTAAACAACGACTTCACGAAGTTTCCCAATCATTACAATAAAGATGAGCATATCGCAGCAGTGAATGCTGCAATGAAACAACTGGCAGCCGAAGAAGGCGCCACACTCATCGACCTCAACACCGCGTTCCAGGACGAAAAGGGGAAACTGAAGAAAGAATTTACTTACGATGGATTACACCTCACCGCAGCAGGATACCTGCATTGGAGGAACATCCTCAAAGCCGGAAATTACCTGAAATGA
- a CDS encoding calcineurin-like phosphoesterase family protein: MKRRSFIIRSLLLTGGVLLTGYQFVSANVKKAVKKNPKSILKEKKRVKGKVVSNGKGISGVVVSDGFSVLKTDKNGAFDFTMHTDARFVFISTPSGHAFLQEKGITKHYVPVGEITDQEVVFSLEKLPVSDEKHSFLIWADPQTKTKADVKKMMTQTVPDVVKLKNEMPEGTLLHGITVGDIVWDTLDMFPDYAGAVAEMGVPFFQCMGNHDMDLEKGGDETSDVTFNQHFGPSHYSFNRGKVHYVVLDNVRYLGKAREYDGHISNQQLAWLKKDLSFVPKDHLLVLCAHIPILKATKNKEVLLNITKGYKMHLMTGHTHINRNSIERGVFEHNHGTVCGPWWVGRICGDGTPGGYGVYEVDGTELKWYYKSTGMPADHQLELKTQQSQSGEKELLVNVWNHDPAWKVEYWLDNSYKGTLRQQEGMDPETVMLYLGKELPKTRGFVEPNKTEHLFTAALPQKAVSVKVVATDRFGKKYSVEKTV, encoded by the coding sequence ATGAAAAGAAGATCGTTTATCATCCGCTCCCTCTTACTTACCGGGGGCGTATTGCTCACAGGCTATCAGTTTGTTTCCGCCAACGTTAAAAAGGCGGTGAAAAAGAACCCGAAATCTATTCTGAAGGAAAAGAAACGGGTAAAAGGAAAAGTGGTGAGCAATGGAAAAGGCATCTCCGGCGTAGTGGTGAGCGATGGATTCTCCGTGTTGAAAACGGATAAGAACGGTGCATTTGATTTTACCATGCATACCGATGCACGCTTCGTGTTTATTTCCACCCCATCGGGCCATGCGTTCCTCCAGGAGAAGGGGATTACCAAGCATTATGTTCCCGTAGGTGAAATAACGGACCAGGAAGTTGTTTTTTCACTGGAAAAACTACCGGTATCCGACGAAAAGCATTCTTTCCTTATTTGGGCCGATCCGCAAACAAAAACAAAAGCGGACGTAAAGAAGATGATGACGCAGACCGTTCCGGATGTGGTAAAACTGAAAAATGAAATGCCCGAAGGAACGCTGCTGCACGGCATTACCGTAGGCGATATTGTTTGGGATACCCTTGATATGTTCCCCGACTACGCCGGTGCCGTCGCTGAAATGGGTGTACCCTTCTTCCAATGTATGGGCAACCACGATATGGACCTGGAAAAGGGTGGAGATGAAACTTCGGATGTGACGTTCAATCAACACTTTGGCCCCTCCCATTATTCGTTCAACCGCGGGAAAGTGCACTATGTGGTGCTGGATAACGTGCGTTATCTCGGAAAGGCCCGCGAATACGATGGCCATATTTCCAACCAGCAACTGGCCTGGTTAAAAAAAGATCTTTCCTTCGTACCTAAAGACCACCTGCTGGTACTGTGTGCCCATATTCCTATCCTGAAAGCCACGAAAAACAAAGAGGTATTGCTGAACATCACGAAGGGTTATAAGATGCACCTGATGACCGGCCATACCCACATCAACCGGAACTCGATAGAAAGAGGGGTTTTTGAACACAACCACGGAACTGTTTGCGGCCCCTGGTGGGTGGGCAGAATCTGTGGCGATGGAACGCCCGGTGGATACGGCGTGTATGAAGTGGACGGGACGGAACTGAAGTGGTACTACAAATCAACCGGAATGCCCGCCGACCATCAATTAGAGTTGAAAACACAGCAAAGCCAGTCTGGCGAAAAAGAATTACTCGTAAACGTTTGGAACCACGATCCCGCCTGGAAAGTGGAATACTGGCTCGATAATAGTTACAAAGGAACCCTGCGGCAACAGGAAGGGATGGATCCTGAAACCGTTATGTTGTATCTTGGTAAGGAACTGCCGAAAACCCGGGGCTTCGTGGAGCCTAACAAAACGGAACACCTTTTCACCGCTGCGCTTCCTCAGAAAGCCGTCAGCGTGAAAGTGGTGGCCACCGACAGGTTCGGCAAAAAATATTCAGTTGAAAAAACGGTTTAA
- a CDS encoding phosphatidylserine/phosphatidylglycerophosphate/cardiolipin synthase family protein: MKNYCTAIALIVAVFLLSCSKGAGEGTTEEQQETLVPVALTLPGVYFTEPAKVAAGQSSYTIIDKLIQLVKATPAKDSIHLCIYLMDYPALEDELVKAHQRGVVVKIILDKSREESIQMNSMLIPRLSSRLSAPSEVVATVSDAGSTAINHNKFMLVSSAVTSNGKRNNIVFQTSHNWNISETKKMQDALVFSNEGVYHAFRNYWSQLKQRATAGMSQFWYEEFQDEGAGITAFFLPKRRNGSAYGDDTIIEILNKITTPATATIRIGMSDWVKSRINVAEKLLDLRKKGAKVELVVKSSIDIEVQQVLKELVNAGGSVKMYNMTQPGQKVNIHAKFMLIEGSWSGASAKVLVTGSHNFTTNALRNNNEILLQWVNAPLYDSYIQYFNELKTIPGINF; encoded by the coding sequence ATGAAGAATTACTGTACAGCGATCGCGCTGATCGTTGCTGTTTTTTTGTTGTCCTGTTCAAAAGGAGCAGGGGAAGGAACCACGGAAGAACAGCAGGAAACATTAGTTCCCGTGGCATTAACATTGCCCGGCGTTTATTTTACGGAACCGGCAAAAGTAGCTGCGGGGCAGTCGTCTTATACCATCATCGATAAGCTCATACAATTGGTGAAAGCTACTCCTGCAAAGGATTCTATTCACTTGTGCATCTACCTGATGGATTATCCGGCACTGGAAGATGAACTGGTGAAAGCCCATCAGAGAGGCGTTGTGGTGAAAATTATTTTAGATAAAAGCAGGGAAGAATCCATTCAGATGAACAGCATGTTGATACCACGTTTATCCAGTCGGTTGTCAGCCCCTTCGGAAGTAGTAGCCACCGTAAGTGATGCGGGAAGCACGGCCATTAACCACAACAAGTTCATGCTGGTTTCATCGGCGGTTACCAGTAATGGAAAAAGAAATAATATTGTGTTCCAGACATCGCACAACTGGAACATCAGTGAAACGAAAAAGATGCAGGATGCGCTGGTGTTTTCGAATGAAGGTGTATACCATGCATTCAGGAATTACTGGAGCCAGTTGAAACAGCGCGCTACAGCAGGAATGAGCCAGTTCTGGTACGAGGAATTTCAGGATGAGGGCGCGGGCATAACGGCTTTCTTTCTTCCCAAACGAAGAAATGGCAGCGCTTACGGCGATGATACGATCATAGAAATATTGAATAAAATAACCACACCGGCAACTGCCACGATACGGATAGGTATGAGCGATTGGGTGAAGTCGAGGATAAACGTGGCTGAGAAACTGCTTGACCTCCGTAAAAAAGGAGCGAAGGTGGAACTGGTGGTGAAGTCGTCCATCGATATAGAAGTTCAGCAGGTGTTGAAAGAACTGGTGAACGCTGGTGGATCGGTGAAAATGTACAACATGACACAACCCGGGCAGAAAGTGAATATCCATGCCAAATTCATGCTGATAGAAGGAAGCTGGTCAGGGGCCAGTGCGAAAGTGCTCGTAACCGGTTCTCATAATTTTACCACTAATGCGTTGCGCAACAACAATGAAATACTGCTGCAATGGGTGAACGCTCCGCTGTACGACAGCTACATTCAATATTTCAATGAACTTAAAACAATTCCCGGCATAAACTTCTAA
- a CDS encoding DUF5689 domain-containing protein gives MKKLLYISLVLALAAVTGCDKNGNYGGGKVSPYIAIYDVRGIYKGEDVKLTTQNMFGATKLAAVVVSDHSGNNLPEGLVFVQDARRLDALRGIALKIGSEAAGYVPGDSLHVELNGATLTNEGGLLMVTDIPKGGITKVSSGNTLPVVRVPINKILEHPDWYEGTLSVIVKGSFNPLPAPTDVFSGQKMLNDGFGDITLNTLPGSAIANNVLPFSANYYGIVLNTFNASGDTIPEFRVRKADDIVVLSSEINIVPMVISGFLNDANGSDNNYEYIQLLATRDIDFSVTPYSVVTVNNAGTATPTGIPVNGWATGGLRTYKFNLTTGFAAKGTYFYIGGSTKVINGSGSTNISSANWVRSFHYGNTDGDGFGTKTTNLLANSGNASGIAVFAGTTVTKDTKPLDVLFVGANGSIYSAGPPQVGFRVGDTDYYDVRNPITLEDQPYYRAGSNTLNLVYGGISTGFFNLLGGEYNPVLGKWVKARSQVILPLSATSTLTDIETEGATKLKE, from the coding sequence ATGAAAAAGCTACTCTATATATCACTGGTACTGGCGCTTGCCGCGGTAACAGGTTGCGATAAGAACGGCAATTACGGTGGTGGAAAGGTGAGTCCGTACATTGCCATCTATGATGTGCGCGGTATTTACAAAGGTGAGGACGTCAAATTGACCACACAAAACATGTTCGGCGCCACCAAACTGGCGGCCGTGGTAGTATCGGATCATTCCGGGAACAACCTGCCGGAAGGCCTGGTGTTCGTGCAGGATGCGCGTCGCCTGGATGCGTTGCGCGGTATCGCCTTGAAGATCGGCAGCGAAGCGGCCGGGTACGTACCCGGAGATTCCCTGCATGTGGAACTGAACGGCGCTACCCTCACCAATGAAGGTGGCCTGCTGATGGTGACCGATATTCCCAAAGGCGGCATCACCAAAGTGTCTTCCGGAAATACACTGCCGGTGGTAAGGGTACCCATCAACAAAATACTGGAGCATCCAGATTGGTATGAGGGAACTTTGTCGGTGATCGTGAAAGGAAGTTTTAACCCACTGCCTGCGCCAACCGATGTATTCTCCGGACAAAAAATGCTGAACGATGGTTTCGGCGATATCACACTGAATACGTTGCCAGGCTCGGCCATCGCGAACAATGTATTGCCTTTCAGCGCCAATTATTATGGTATTGTACTGAACACTTTTAATGCGTCGGGCGATACCATTCCCGAGTTCAGGGTGCGCAAGGCGGATGATATTGTGGTGCTGAGTTCAGAAATAAACATTGTGCCCATGGTGATCTCAGGGTTCCTGAACGATGCCAACGGCAGCGATAACAATTACGAATACATCCAGTTGCTCGCTACGCGCGATATTGATTTTTCCGTTACACCGTATTCCGTGGTTACAGTAAACAATGCGGGAACCGCCACGCCAACGGGCATCCCGGTGAATGGATGGGCAACGGGCGGCCTGCGCACCTATAAGTTTAACCTTACAACAGGGTTCGCGGCTAAAGGAACTTATTTCTATATCGGAGGCTCTACGAAAGTGATCAATGGCAGTGGCTCCACGAACATCAGCTCCGCGAATTGGGTCCGTTCCTTCCATTATGGAAATACGGATGGGGATGGATTCGGTACCAAAACCACGAACCTGCTGGCCAACAGCGGCAACGCATCGGGGATCGCTGTTTTTGCGGGAACTACCGTGACAAAAGATACCAAACCACTAGATGTGCTTTTTGTAGGCGCGAACGGCAGCATATACTCCGCGGGTCCGCCACAAGTAGGGTTCAGGGTGGGAGATACGGATTATTATGATGTGCGGAACCCGATTACGCTGGAGGATCAACCTTATTACAGGGCCGGGTCCAATACGCTGAACCTGGTGTATGGCGGTATTTCCACCGGTTTCTTCAACCTGTTGGGCGGAGAATACAATCCCGTACTCGGCAAATGGGTGAAGGCCAGGTCGCAGGTGATACTTCCGCTCAGTGCCACTTCCACACTCACGGATATCGAAACGGAAGGAGCCACGAAACTGAAAGAATAA